The following proteins come from a genomic window of Lytechinus pictus isolate F3 Inbred chromosome 1, Lp3.0, whole genome shotgun sequence:
- the LOC129258168 gene encoding uncharacterized protein LOC129258168 isoform X2: MKLAHFFIFMFAVNVFHFVKPEIDFSVPDLDPRNPFYKGRPANVFGKYAEPTPYVEEIQASPEDHFPTPVEFHERYIKEYKPVVLRGAAKHSAAYHLWTEEYLKEMYGGLSVRLEARSEDNSRIPSGVGGMGRDTISNFLDRYQTLDGYIISQIPTPMEKDIAFPPFLTCGSLAQGVQEVHLFLSSRGGKTLLHRDPYSSIHCVYNGTKQWLIADPIQKERLYMSEDSRFEFGGYSGVNVDDVDYDIHSNVKDLVFDRVILEKGDCIYMPSGYTHQVRSRGYMNSAVSIWFSHFLTFDPTGCEDSGNTFQPMSESSVLWRYSGHGELSQGHMDVHMLRTVMKTIADTTGKIWLGEFTDNFIQGELNDEDLLVKQRLEFMEILDTNGQGYITVKELDSLPLQTLKDLVEVIDPSDASNKGDFEYHHIDKDAIWGALTMLRGHNPSQPFSGSDFIKIYTFYLGGSTEVAKEILDVLDPEGTNQIDSRMIMQYGDKAFEKFNKGYQHDPTIEKLWYKQFVAKGIFQEFGVNHFDNPEERWIMAESDVGGECNSVEDVGHNEIVYVNDPESIHVCDKKSRLEKEEGRKEELNQVEEKEMEQKVQDSGDDRHDEL; the protein is encoded by the exons ATGAAGCTGGCTCACTTCTTCATATTCATGTTCGCCGTGAACGTCTTCCATTTTGTGAAGCCCGAAATAGATTTCAGTGTCCCTGATCTTGACCCTAGGAATCCATTTTATAAGGGCCGGCCTGCCAATGTCTTTGGCAAGTATGCAGAGCCGACACCTTACGTTGAAGAAATACAGGCAAGTCCAGAAGACCATTTCCCTACACCGGTAGAGTTCCATGAGAGGTATATTAAAGAGTACAAACCTGTTGTGTTGCGGGGAGCAGCAAAACACTCTGCAGCCTATCATCTTTGGACAGAAGAATACTTGAAGGAAATGTATGGAGGTCTTTCAGTCAGGCTTGAAGCCAG GAGTGAGGACAACTCTAGGATACCAAGTGGTGTGGGAGGGATGGGACGAGACACCATCAGCAACTTCTTGGATCGCTACCAGACCCTAGATGGTTACATCATATCACAAATACCTACTCCCATGGAGAAAGACATCGCCTTTCCTCCATTCCTAACCTGTGGATCCCTGGCACAGGGTGTTCAG GAAGTCCACCTGTTTCTGAGTTCTCGAGGAGGGAAGACTCTGCTTCACCGCGATCCATACAGCTCCATCCACTGTGTATACAATGGGACCAAGCAATGGCTTATTGCAGATCCTATCCAG AAAGAACGGCTTTATATGTCTGAGGACTCTCGCTTTGAGTTTGGAGGATACTCGGGTGTCAATGTAGATGACGTAGACTATGACATACATAGTAACGTCAAGGACCTGGTGTTTGACAGGGTGATTCTGGAAAAAGGGGATTGTATCTACATGCCTAGCG GCTATACACATCAGGTGAGATCAAGAGGGTATATGAACAGTGCTGTATCCATCTGGTTCTCTCActttttgacctttgaccctacGGGCTGTGAAGATTCAGGCAATACTTTCCAACCCATGAGCGAGTCATCCGTTCTGTGGCGCTACAGCGGTCACGGAGAGCTCTCACAAGGTCATATGGATGTGCACATGTTGAG AACTGTCATGAAAACCATAGCTGATACAACTGGCAAGATTTGGTTGGGAGAATTCACAGATAACTTTATACAG GGAGAACTAAATGATGAAGACTTACTTGTAAAACAACGTTTGGAG TTTATGGAGATTTTGGATACCAACGGACAAGGTTACATCACGGTAAAAGAGTTAGATTCCTTACCTCTACAAACATTGAAGGATCTAGTAGAGGTCATTGACCCTTCAGATGCCTCCAACAAGGGAGATTTTGAATATCACCACATTGACAAGGATGCTATTTG GGGCGCTCTCACAATGCTCCGAGGTCACAATCCATCACAACCATTCAGTGGATCTGATTTCATTAAGATTTACACCTTCTACTTGGGAGGGAGTACAGAGGTTGCAAAAGAG ATTCTCGATGTTTTAGATCCAGAAGGTACCAATCAGATAGATTCCCGCATGATCATGCAGTATGGTGACAAGGCCTTTGAGAAGTTCAACAAAGGGTACCAACACGACCCAACCATCGAAAAACTCTGGTACAAGCAGTTTGTAGCCAAAGGAATCTTCCAGGAATTCGGTGTGAACCATTTTGACAACCCAGAGGAGAGATGGATAATGGCAGAGAGTGACGTGGGAGGAGAGTGTAACAGTGTGGAGGATGTAGGGCATAACGAAATTGTGTATGTCAATGATCCGGAGAGCATCCACGTGTGTGACAAGAAATCACGGTTGGAAAAGGAggagggaaggaaagaagagcTGAATCAAGtggaagagaaagagatggagcAGAAGGTTCAGGACAGTGGAGATGATAGGCATGATGAGTTATGA
- the LOC129258168 gene encoding uncharacterized protein LOC129258168 isoform X1: MWHARIGSTEFITMKLAHFFIFMFAVNVFHFVKPEIDFSVPDLDPRNPFYKGRPANVFGKYAEPTPYVEEIQASPEDHFPTPVEFHERYIKEYKPVVLRGAAKHSAAYHLWTEEYLKEMYGGLSVRLEARSEDNSRIPSGVGGMGRDTISNFLDRYQTLDGYIISQIPTPMEKDIAFPPFLTCGSLAQGVQEVHLFLSSRGGKTLLHRDPYSSIHCVYNGTKQWLIADPIQKERLYMSEDSRFEFGGYSGVNVDDVDYDIHSNVKDLVFDRVILEKGDCIYMPSGYTHQVRSRGYMNSAVSIWFSHFLTFDPTGCEDSGNTFQPMSESSVLWRYSGHGELSQGHMDVHMLRTVMKTIADTTGKIWLGEFTDNFIQGELNDEDLLVKQRLEFMEILDTNGQGYITVKELDSLPLQTLKDLVEVIDPSDASNKGDFEYHHIDKDAIWGALTMLRGHNPSQPFSGSDFIKIYTFYLGGSTEVAKEILDVLDPEGTNQIDSRMIMQYGDKAFEKFNKGYQHDPTIEKLWYKQFVAKGIFQEFGVNHFDNPEERWIMAESDVGGECNSVEDVGHNEIVYVNDPESIHVCDKKSRLEKEEGRKEELNQVEEKEMEQKVQDSGDDRHDEL; encoded by the exons ATGTGGCATGCACGTATTGGAAGCACAG AATTTATCACGATGAAGCTGGCTCACTTCTTCATATTCATGTTCGCCGTGAACGTCTTCCATTTTGTGAAGCCCGAAATAGATTTCAGTGTCCCTGATCTTGACCCTAGGAATCCATTTTATAAGGGCCGGCCTGCCAATGTCTTTGGCAAGTATGCAGAGCCGACACCTTACGTTGAAGAAATACAGGCAAGTCCAGAAGACCATTTCCCTACACCGGTAGAGTTCCATGAGAGGTATATTAAAGAGTACAAACCTGTTGTGTTGCGGGGAGCAGCAAAACACTCTGCAGCCTATCATCTTTGGACAGAAGAATACTTGAAGGAAATGTATGGAGGTCTTTCAGTCAGGCTTGAAGCCAG GAGTGAGGACAACTCTAGGATACCAAGTGGTGTGGGAGGGATGGGACGAGACACCATCAGCAACTTCTTGGATCGCTACCAGACCCTAGATGGTTACATCATATCACAAATACCTACTCCCATGGAGAAAGACATCGCCTTTCCTCCATTCCTAACCTGTGGATCCCTGGCACAGGGTGTTCAG GAAGTCCACCTGTTTCTGAGTTCTCGAGGAGGGAAGACTCTGCTTCACCGCGATCCATACAGCTCCATCCACTGTGTATACAATGGGACCAAGCAATGGCTTATTGCAGATCCTATCCAG AAAGAACGGCTTTATATGTCTGAGGACTCTCGCTTTGAGTTTGGAGGATACTCGGGTGTCAATGTAGATGACGTAGACTATGACATACATAGTAACGTCAAGGACCTGGTGTTTGACAGGGTGATTCTGGAAAAAGGGGATTGTATCTACATGCCTAGCG GCTATACACATCAGGTGAGATCAAGAGGGTATATGAACAGTGCTGTATCCATCTGGTTCTCTCActttttgacctttgaccctacGGGCTGTGAAGATTCAGGCAATACTTTCCAACCCATGAGCGAGTCATCCGTTCTGTGGCGCTACAGCGGTCACGGAGAGCTCTCACAAGGTCATATGGATGTGCACATGTTGAG AACTGTCATGAAAACCATAGCTGATACAACTGGCAAGATTTGGTTGGGAGAATTCACAGATAACTTTATACAG GGAGAACTAAATGATGAAGACTTACTTGTAAAACAACGTTTGGAG TTTATGGAGATTTTGGATACCAACGGACAAGGTTACATCACGGTAAAAGAGTTAGATTCCTTACCTCTACAAACATTGAAGGATCTAGTAGAGGTCATTGACCCTTCAGATGCCTCCAACAAGGGAGATTTTGAATATCACCACATTGACAAGGATGCTATTTG GGGCGCTCTCACAATGCTCCGAGGTCACAATCCATCACAACCATTCAGTGGATCTGATTTCATTAAGATTTACACCTTCTACTTGGGAGGGAGTACAGAGGTTGCAAAAGAG ATTCTCGATGTTTTAGATCCAGAAGGTACCAATCAGATAGATTCCCGCATGATCATGCAGTATGGTGACAAGGCCTTTGAGAAGTTCAACAAAGGGTACCAACACGACCCAACCATCGAAAAACTCTGGTACAAGCAGTTTGTAGCCAAAGGAATCTTCCAGGAATTCGGTGTGAACCATTTTGACAACCCAGAGGAGAGATGGATAATGGCAGAGAGTGACGTGGGAGGAGAGTGTAACAGTGTGGAGGATGTAGGGCATAACGAAATTGTGTATGTCAATGATCCGGAGAGCATCCACGTGTGTGACAAGAAATCACGGTTGGAAAAGGAggagggaaggaaagaagagcTGAATCAAGtggaagagaaagagatggagcAGAAGGTTCAGGACAGTGGAGATGATAGGCATGATGAGTTATGA